The sequence NNNNNNNNNNNNNNNNNNNNNNNNNNNNNNNNNNNNNNNNNNNNNNNNNNNNNNNNNNNNNNNNNNNNNNNNNNNNNNNNNNNNNNNNNNNNNNNNNNNNNNNNNNNNNNNNNNNNNNNNNNNNNNNNNNNNNNNNNNNNNNNNNNNNNNNNNNNNNNNNNNNNNNNNNNNNNNNNNNNNNNNNNNNNNNNNNNNNNNNNNNNNNNNNNNNNNNNNNNNNNNNNNNNNNNNNNNNNNNNNNNNNNNNNNNNNNNNNNNNNNNNNNNNNNNNNNNNNNNNNNNNNNNNNNNNNNNNNNNNNNNNNNNNNNNNNNNNNNNNNNNNNNNNNNNNNNNNNNNNNNNNNNNNNNNNNNNNNNNNNNNNNNNNNNNNNNNNNNNNNNNNNNNNNNNNNNNNNNNNNNNNNNNNNNNNNNNNNNNNNNNNNNNNNNNNNNNNNNNNNNNNNNNNNNNNNNNNNNNNNNNNNNNNNNNNNNNNNNNNNNNNNNNNNNNNNNNNNNNNNNNNNNNNNNNNNNNNNNNNNNNNNNNNNNNNNNNNNNNNNNNNGCATAAAACCAGATTATTTTGGTTTGACATTCATATGGATCAACAAAGACATTGTGGTCATAATCAGTAACTGGAACAAGACATCAAGTCCCAGGATCCATATGTTTACACATCAGTTCAGCCTGTATTGAATCAGCTGCTTCCCTTACTTTCCTTCTATCCCAAAATCCACCCACCACAACAGCCCATGTTTGTTCATCTGGAATGCATCCATCAGTCAACATTTCCTCAACAATCCGAGCAACCTTGTGCACATCTCCTTTCTTGCAGAAATGGTTGACTAAACTCTCAAAAGACTTGGGCTCAACTGAGATGGCTCTGGTGCGCATGCTTAGATATAATTGAAAAGCTCGCTTTGGATTATTCACAGCACACAGGCCTCGGACTACTGCATTATGGATCTTCACATGCAAGCTCCAAGTTAATCGGTTTGGAGATATTCCACTAAGAATCATTTCATCAAGATAGTTGGCTGCTTCATGAAACTTGTTATTCTCACAAAAGCCATTGATGACTTTCCAATATAACCCTGCATCAGGTTTACATCCCTGAAGTTTCATTCGGTCGAAAATCTCTAAGGCTTCTCCAACTTTACCTTCTCCACAGAGTCCGTGAATTAAGGTGCTGTACGTTATCATATTTGGAGCCTTATGTTCACGAATCATTATCTCCAATAGCTCCATTGCTTCATAGGAACGTCCACCCTTACAAAGACCATCCATCAAAGAACTATAAGTGAACACATTGGGCTCAATACCTTTGCTCCTCATGTCCTCAAGCAATCTCATTGCTTCATCCAAGTTATTTGATTGGCAAAAGCCATGAATCAAACAAGTATAGGTGACTACAGTAGGCAAACAACCATTTGCTTCCATCTCCATCAGAAGTTCTTTTGCTTCAGTAGCCTTGCCCAACCTGCAAAGCCCATTAATGAGAGTCCCATACGTATAGGAATCCGGTGTAAATCCACGCTTGGGCATCTCACGAAAAATACGAAAAGCAGAATCCATTGTTCCACTGTTCTTGCAGAGAGCTTTAATCAAAATATTAAACGAAGCAACACAAGGAGGAATGCCCACCCCCCTCATGTAACGATAAAACCTTAAAGCAGTTTTTAAACGGTTTTCATCAACAAGTACAGAGAACACTGTAATATACGATATCTGGGTTGGCTCACAATCATACTCCCTCATCTTTTGAAAAACCCTGATCACCTCAAGTGGCTTGTGAACCCGCCCATAGGCTCGATAGATTGAGAGGAATATATCCTCGGTAATCTTACAGCTCTCATCCTTCATCCTGACAAGCATTTCCTCTGCTAAATTAAAATGATTTGCAGAAAGCAATCTCGAGATGATGAGACCAAATGTGCTACGGTCATGTCGGAAGCCATTGGAGTACTCTGCTGTTGCTGCATCAAATATAAGAACCGCTTTTTGCACATCTTTTTCTGCTCGAATCAGCTGTTCAACAAAAGCCGCTGTGACTTCTTTTGGCCATTTGATTTGTATCTTGCTACCCATTAGTTCAACACTTCTCTTCAAATGCTGCAATCCCTTTCCAGAAATATGTACCTCAAATTTTAGCTAATATCATTAGCTTTTCACTGATTAAAGTTGTAACAATAACAATGCTTCTTGCAGATCCTATGTATTTGAAGTATCCAATATTTGAGTTGAGTAACTGTAATTCCAATAGAAAATTCATTAGGGTCTAATATCTTCAACCGTGTCACTAGCTAAAGAAATGCCAAACTCACAAGATTTTCTAGCAGGTATTGCATCAAACAAGTTGGTTTTCATCGTacaaaacaaaattcaagctcaaaataCACTGGTACAGGAAAATCAAAACTAATGAATCTATTATATTTCCAGGCAAAGATGATTTACTTTGATCAAAAATTTAACCTTTAGATGGATCAACAAAAAATACTGAGGTGAATCAAGATTTAGAGGCAGTGGATGCACGAGTGCCTTTAATGTCAATCTACCATAACCACCTAAGTTGTGCGGCCTCTTCATTTTCGATGCCGCACCCCTGTAGggttctccaaaaatacactgcttttggagaatccgacacgcacccattCACagtttttgaagagtccaagcaacatggATAACCACATATAGTGACTAGAAAGATGGCATGTTGAAAACAGAAAAGGAGAGCATGAATGTATTATTGCTAACGCTCAACCAAAGGACTAAAGAATTTAGAATTTTCAATGTTATAGGAGTCGAGAAAGAGTGAAAACAGCAAACTTACTTCATTATACACCAACCCGTATTACGAGAATATGTGAAAAGAGAATGACACAATTCCTAATCCACTACAATAAATAGCGTAGAAAACAACACCAACTCCAAATTAAGCATTTCGACAAACACCTTTCCTGCATTATTTTCGCACCTTGTTGCATCTATTACTTCCACTAAACTAACTCCACATTttttcatacaaaaaaaaataatatttaaccaGCTTCCGAATTTACacttctttcaaaaatataataacagcagacaattaagtaaaaaaatacCTCTAGGTCTTTCTCATGATGATTGTGCAAATAAGTTCTCTGAGGCCAAACTAGTGAACCCAATGCTATATACTAGTATAATTTTGTGCACATTCAACACAACGCAAAAGtgttgtagtatatatttttttatgacaaacGATTAACTACAcgaatttatttatgaaaataattttaaactttatttaggAAAAGAATTTTAAGCTTATTGTGTCTGATAGGAATAAATTTATATCAATGTTAAATCGAAACAATATGTAATGACCAGCATGTGCTTCTCATTCATCATAAGTGTCAGAAATAATCCTTTAGTATGAAAATGCATTTGATGTACTAAAGTTATACAATACCCTTTAGCACAAAATTAAGTTGAACGTATCTTTGCTGATTTAGTTTTGGATTAAGTTTAAACAagaatcaacttcaaacgagcactCTTGCCAGCAATTTTAAAAGTTGGACAATTGGAGCTAGTCGGCCCAATTTAATTCTGATTTTTAGTCATTTGTCCGTCGGTcgcatgcagtctctatactcaattgatacacttttattccatattgatacacttttatactacattaatATACTTTGATAccgcattgatacacttttataccacgtTGATACAGTATCTATACCACATAAATACACTTTTTACAGAGAAAATTTGTACAAGCACATACAGTAGAACTGATTAGTAGAACTATTACAAATAATAATGAAAGAAACACTGAATGTTTCCCAAAGTGTAGAACAAAACATCAATAATCTGTCAACTTGCTTCATAAGTGCGCTGCCAAGAGTCAAAACTTACCATTGTATGATCTAGCAGTCAAGGAAAAGGTCACATGAATTCAGATGGTCAGACCTTTGATGTAAATTGGAGGTTAGGTCACTGAAAGACACACATTACACGGAAGAACCCTCTGTGAATTGAGTAGAACGGTAAGAGATGTAAATAATACATAGGTATAACCTGCCAATGTAATGCAGAATAACAAATCAATAGAACGTACAAGCATTCACAACCTGTTTGGCCAAGCGCGTTTGTGATAAAACAAATGTTCTTGAAAATATTGGCAAATATTTGTTTTCAGCGAAGGTTTAACATATTTGCAATGTCAACAAACAGAACTGA comes from Capsicum annuum cultivar UCD-10X-F1 chromosome 2, UCD10Xv1.1, whole genome shotgun sequence and encodes:
- the LOC124896006 gene encoding pentatricopeptide repeat-containing protein At5g46100 — encoded protein: MGSKIQIKWPKEVTAAFVEQLIRAEKDVQKAVLIFDAATAEYSNGFRHDRSTFGLIISRLLSANHFNLAEEMLVRMKDESCKITEDIFLSIYRAYGRVHKPLEVIRVFQKMREYDCEPTQISYITVFSVLVDENRLKTALRFYRYMRGVGIPPCVASFNILIKALCKNSGTMDSAFRIFREMPKRGFTPDSYTYGTLINGLCRLGKATEAKELLMEMEANGCLPTVVTYTCLIHGFCQSNNLDEAMRLLEDMRSKGIEPNVFTYSSLMDGLCKGGRSYEAMELLEIMIREHKAPNMITYSTLIHGLCGEGKVGEALEIFDRMKLQGCKPDAGLYWKVINGFCENNKFHEAANYLDEMILSGISPNRLTWSLHVKIHNAVVRGLCAVNNPKRAFQLYLSMRTRAISVEPKSFESLVNHFCKKGDVHKVARIVEEMLTDGCIPDEQTWAVVVGGFWDRRKVREAADSIQAELMCKHMDPGT